In the genome of Quercus robur chromosome 3, dhQueRobu3.1, whole genome shotgun sequence, one region contains:
- the LOC126719122 gene encoding pentatricopeptide repeat-containing protein At1g61870, mitochondrial-like, with translation LSSFLSFSSALSSKSKTRSALSLLKSEQNPHQILEICHAASLTPESHLDRIAFSVAISKLSESNHFDTIRQFLDDLLTSRPDLKTERFASHAIVLYGQAKMIPQAIDTFKRIHDLGIPRTVKSLNALLFACLLSKDYKELNRVYIEFPKFYEIKPNLDTFNTVIKGFSESGSTSSGYSVLAEMERKSVKPNATTFGNLLAGFYKEEKFEDVGKVLKLMESHGVNRRFWWLIWVDQAAVSGF, from the coding sequence ctctcttcctttctctctttctcatctgctctctccTCCAAGTCCAAGACCCGATCAGCACTCTCCCTCCTCAAATCCGAGCAGAACCCACACCAAATCCTCGAAATCTGCCACGCCGCTTCTCTCACCCCCGAGTCCCACCTCGACCGCATCGCTTTCTCCGTCGCCATTTCCAAGCTCTCCGAATCCAACCACTTCGACACAATCCGCCAGTTCCTCGACGACCTCCTAACCTCTCGCCCCGACCTCAAAACGGAGCGTTTCGCTTCTCACGCTATCGTTCTGTACGGTCAAGCCAAGATGATCCCACAAGCCATTGACACTTTCAAGCGAATTCACGATCTGGGTATTCCTCGAACCGTTAAATCTCTCAACGCTTTGCTTTTTGCTTGTCTTTTGTCTAAGGATTACAAGGAGCTGAACCGGGTTTACATTGAGTTTCCGAAGTTTTATGAGATTAAGCCGAATTTGGATACGTTTAATACGGTGATTAAAGGGTTTTCGGAATCGGGTTCGACCAGTTCTGGGTACTCTGTTTTGGCTGAGATGGAGAGGAAGTCTGTGAAGCCGAATGCCACTACTTTTGGGAATTTGCTTGCTGGGTTTTATAAGGAGGAGAAGTTTGAGGATGTTGGGAAAGTTTTGAAATTGATGGAGAGCCATGGAGTGAATAGGCGATTTTGGTGGTTGATTTGGGTTGATCAAGCGGCGGTGTCTGGGTTTTGA